One segment of Ricinus communis isolate WT05 ecotype wild-type chromosome 8, ASM1957865v1, whole genome shotgun sequence DNA contains the following:
- the LOC8273083 gene encoding cystathionine beta-lyase, chloroplastic isoform X1, whose translation MEMLAIGSSTSSVRAATSFNSLLTELQVSTCRKASKGLWVGKECNFRGKRLTFPKLFKMNCSLDKEMDVSTSAVVDGVAECSNEIDIREPNISTILMNFENKFDPYDAMSMPLYQTATFKQPSATENGPYDYTRSGNPTRDALESLLAKLDKADRAFCFTSGMAALAAVTHLVETGQEIIAGDDIYGGSDRLLSQVTPKSGVVVKRVNTSNLDEVASAIGPWTKLVWLESPTNPRQQISDIRKIAKIAHTHGALVLVDNSIMSPVLSQPLELGADIVMHSATKFIAGHSDVMAGVLAVKGERLARDLYFLQNAEGSGLAPFDCWICLRGIKTMALRVEKQQDNAQKIAEFLATHPRVKKVNYAGLPGHPGRDLHYSQAKGAGSVLSFLTGSLELSKHIVETTKYFSITVSFGSVKSLISMPCFMSHASIPADVREARGLTEDLIRISVGIEDVNDLIADLDHALRTGPP comes from the exons ATGGAAATGTTGGCTATTGGAAGCTCTACAAGCAGTGTGCGTGCTGCCACTAGTTTCAATTCTTTACTCACAGAGCTTCAg GTATCCACCTGCCGGAAAGCCTCAAAAGGTTTATGGGTGGGGAAGGAATGTAATTTCCGGGGAAAGCGTTTGACATTTCCTAAATTGTTCAAGATGAATTGCTCATTGGACAAAGAAATGGATGTGAGCACTTCAGCTGTGGTTGACGGTGTAGCAGAGTGCTCGAATG aaATAGATATTAGGGAGCCAAATATTTCAACAATTCTGATGAACTTTGAGAATAAGTTTGACCCTTATGATGCAATGAGCATGCCACTTTACCAAACAGCTACATTTAAGCAG CCATCAGCTACAGAAAATGGTCCATATGATTACACCAGAAGTGGAAATCCAACCAGGGATGCTTTGGAAAG CCTCTTGGCAAAGCTAGATAAAGCAGATCGAGCATTTTGCTTCACAAGTGGCATGGCTGCTTTGGCTGCTGTTACTCATCTTGTTGAAACTG GTCAGGAAATTATTGCTGGAGATGACATATATGGTGGATCTGATCGGTTGTTGTCTCAAGTAACCCCAAAATCTGGAGTTGTGGTCAA ACGAGTAAATACAAGTAATCTAGATGAGGTTGCATCTGCAATTGGTCCGTGGACAAAGCTTGTATGGCTAGAGAGCCCTACCAACCCTCGTCAACAAATATCTGATATTCGT AAAATTGCAAAAATAGCTCACACACATGGTGCTCTTGTTTTGGTGGATAATAGTATTATGTCCCCTGTACTGTCACAGCCATTGGAACTTGGAGCAG ACATAGTGATGCACTCGGCTACTAAATTTATAGCAGGGCATAGTGATGTTATGGCAGGTGTACTTGCAGTAAAAGGGGAAAG GTTGGCGAGAGATTTGTATTTCCTACAAAATGCAGAAGGCTCTGGGTTAGCACCATTTGACTGTTGGATTTGTTTACGAGGTATTAAGACCATGGCATTACGTGTTGAGAAACAACAG GACAATGCACAGAAGATAGCCGAGTTTCTTGCAACACATCCGCGAGTGAAGAAAGTTAACTATGCTGGCCTTCCTGGCCATCCTGGACGTGATTTGCACTATTCTCAG GCAAAGGGTGCAGGTTCTGTGCTTAGCTTTTTAACTGGATCGCTGGAACTCTCAAAGCACATTGTTGAGACCACCAAATACTTCAGTATAACTGTCAGTTTTG GGAGTGTGAAGTCACTTATAAGCATGCCCTGCTTTATGTCTCATGCAAGTATACCGGCAGACGTGCGGGAAGCCAGAGGTCTCACCGAGGATCTAATTCGCATCTCTGTAGGGATAGAGGATGTAAATGATCTGATTGCCGATTTAGACCATGCACTAAGAACAGGGCCGCCATAG
- the LOC8273082 gene encoding chalcone synthase 2 — translation MAAAASVEAIRKVQRAQGPATILAIGTATPSNWVNQADYPDYYFRITNSEHMTELKEKFKRMCDKSMIKKRYMHVNEEILKENPNMCAYWEPSLDARQDIVVVEVPKLGKEAAAKAIKEWGQPKSKITHLIFCTTSGVDMPGCDYQLTKLLGLRPSVKRFMMYQQGCYAGGTVIRLAKDLAENNKGARVLVVCSEITAVTFRGPSDKHLDSLVGQALFGDGAGALIVGSDPDTSVERPLFQLVSAAQTILPDSDGAIDGHLREVGLTFHLLKDVPGLISKNIEKSLVEAFSPIGINDWNSIFWIAHPGGPAILDQVEAKLSLKPEKMRATRQVLSEYGNMSSACVLFILDEMRKKSVEEGKPTTGEGLDWGVLFGFGPGLTVETVVLHSVPTETATN, via the exons ATGGCTGCTGCAGCATCAGTTGAGGCCATCAGAAAGGTTCAAAGAGCCCAAGGTCCCGCCACCATCTTAGCCATTGGCACTGCCACCCCGTCAAACTGGGTGAACCAGGCTGATTATCCTGATTATTACTTCAGGATCACCAACAGTGAGCACATGACagagttaaaagaaaaattcaaacgCATGT GTGATAAATCAATGATTAAGAAACGCTACATGCATGTCAACGAAgagatattgaaagaaaaccCAAATATGTGTGCATACTGGGAGCCATCACTTGATGCGCGCCAAGACATTGTCGTTGTGGAAGTGCCAAAACTGGGCAAAGAAGCCGCCGCAAAAGCCATCAAAGAATGGGGCCAACCCAAGTCCAAAATCACTCACCTTATTTTCTGCACCACCTCTGGAGTTGACATGCCTGGCTGTGACTACCAGCTCACCAAGCTCCTTGGCCTACGTCCGTCCGTCAAGCGATTCATGATGTACCAGCAAGGCTGCTACGCTGGCGGCACCGTGATTCGTCTTGCCAAAGATTTAGCTGAGAATAATAAGGGTGCTAGAGTTCTTGTTGTTTGCTCTGAAATTACTGCTGTTACCTTTCGCGGTCCGTCCGATAAGCACTTGGATTCTTTAGTTGGTCAAGCACTGTTCGGTGATGGAGCTGGCGCTTTAATAGTAGGTTCTGATCCAGATACTTCAGTTGAGCGTCCTTTATTCCAGCTTGTCTCTGCTGCACAGACCATCCTTCCTGATTCTGATGGAGCTATCGATGGACACTTACGTGAAGTCGGTTTAACATTTCACTTGTTAAAAGATGTTCCTGGATTAATATCAAAGAACATAGAGAAAAGCTTGGTCGAAGCATTTTCTCCGATTGGTATCAATGACTGGAACTCTATCTTCTGGATCGCTCACCCCGGTGGCCCCGCGATTCTTGATCAAGTTGAAGCCAAACTCAGCTTAAAACCTGAGAAAATGAGAGCAACCAGGCAGGTTTTAAGTGAATATGGGAACATGTCTAGTGCTTGTGTCTTGTTCATTTTGGATGAAATGAGGAAAAAGTCTGTTGAAGAAGGGAAACCCACCACCGGAGAAGGGCTGGACTGGGGGGTTTTGTTCGGGTTCGGGCCGGGTCTGACGGTGGAGACGGTGGTGTTGCATAGTGTCCCCACGGAGACGGCTACTAATTGA
- the LOC8273084 gene encoding proline-rich receptor-like protein kinase PERK8 isoform X2, which yields MSKTLAAILGGAAGVVALVGIVIFLIWFCLSHKKSVSRTSETGSSDPSIQAPGRHVGVELSLREARRFEMDELSHATKNFVDKNLIGIGKFGEVYKGLLNDGMLVAIKKRSGASSQEFVDEVRYLSPIQHRNIVTLLGYCQENNLQFLVYEYIPSGSVSSHLYGPSQFSDGKLEFKHRLSIALGAAKGLAHLHSLSPRLVHKDFKTANVLVDENFIAKVADAGLPNFLGRVDVAGPSSQVTADEIFQAPEVREFRRFSDKGDVFSFGVFLLELLSGREATESPSPDSSQNLVEWVQNTQDYSAFSSVVDQRLGTRFTAEGMEEFIQLIIQCLEPSSERRPSMSYVVMELDRILEKEMTLTTVMGEGTPTVTLGSQLFKASK from the exons ATGTCAAAGACTCTTGCAGCCATATTAGGAGGTGCTGCAGGAGTCGTGGCATTGGTGGGCATAGTTATCTTTCTTATATGGTTCTGCCTATCTCACAAGAAGAGTGTTTCAAGAACTTCTGAGACAGGGTCCTCAGATCCATCTATCCAAG CACCAGGAAGACATGTTGGGGTTGAATTATCATTACGAGAAGCAAGACGTTTTGAGATGGATGAACTATCTCATGCTACAAAAAATTTTGttgataaaaatttgattGGGATAGGAAAATTTGGGGAAGTGTACAAGGGCTTGCTTAATGACGGGATGCTTGTGGCCATCAAAAAGCGATCAGGAGCATCTAGTCAGGAGTTTGTTGATGAG GTGCGTTACCTTTCGCCTATTCAGCATCGAAATATTGTGACTCTCTTAGGCTATTGCCAGGAAAATAATCTACAGTTTCTTGTATATGAGTATATACCTAGTGGGAGCGTATCCAGTCACTTGTACG GACCTAGTCAATTTTCAGATGGGAAGCTAGAATTCAAGCACAGACTTTCAATAGCCCTTGGTGCAGCTAAAG GTTTGGCTCATCTTCACTCTCTGAGTCCCCGTTTGGTGCACAAGGATTTTAAAACAGCCAATGTTCTTGTGGATGAAAATTTTATTGCCAAGGTTGCAGATGCAGGACTTCCTAATTTTCTGGGAAGAGTTGATGTTGCCGGTCCATCTTCACAAGTCACAGCAGATGAGATATTTCAGGCACCAGA GGTGAGAGAATTCAGACGATTTTCTGACAAAGGTGATGTATTCAGTTTTGGTGTATTCCTTCTGGAGTTGCTAAGTGGACGGGAAGCAACAGAATCACCATCTCCAGACTCCAGCCAAAACCTGGTTGAATGG GTTCAAAATACTCAGGACTACAGTGCTTTTTCTAGCGTTGTTGATCAAAGGCTGGGAACGCGCTTCACAGCTGAAGGTATGGAGGAGTTCATACAACTGATAATCCAATGCCTGGAACCGTCGAGCGAAAGGCGGCCTTCCATGAGCTATGTGGTGATGGAACTCGACCGGATACTCGAGAAAGAGATGACCTTAACCACAGTCATGGGTGAAGGAACACCTACTGTGACTCTTGGAAGCCAGCTATTTAAAGcatcaaaataa
- the LOC8273086 gene encoding UPF0496 protein At3g19330 — MLQCLSLKSPPAARSTSIPNSPPTIIDLNHDCEAGNSTDGTPVSCTLQSPVVNLTREYALYVQSNSFNEMRSRIHHQEIENGEQIESSLNIDVEDVRQFVLAQVLHPNRQCVEDALRHAKPNTLTRLVSNYFDHSESTTDLCLLLHRSVFRARDIYSPIRNLLEVLPVEMDSLTQSQCDYAYEIFMQFDRCDNPFPCPFSHEFEGIHRSFSELSQQLDHRLRKSRSKVHLVRRATLASALCFIGSAVAITLTALAITGHALVAIVACPFCAVTSLPSNLTKKELAHVKQLDAAARGTYVLNNELDTVDRLVALLYNSIENDKHLIRLGLGTGSDKYFISEVLKHLRKNHPTVIDQLKNLEKHICLYFIAVNRARNLLLQEIHVYQTSNS; from the exons ATGCTGCAGTGCCTCTCTCTCAAATCACCACCGGCGGCAAGGTCAACGTCCATACCAAACTCACCTCCTACAATCATCGATCTCAACCACGATTGTGAAG CTGGAAATTCAACTGATGGAACGCCAGTATCATGCACTTTACAATCTCCAGTTGTTAATCTCACCCGTGAATACGCTCTCTACGTTCAATCCAATTCGTTCAATGAAATGCGCTCAAGAATTCATCATCAAGAAATCGAAAACGGAGAACAGATTGAGTCCAGTCTCAACATTGATGTTGAAGATGTTCGTCAATTTGTTTTAGCTCAAGTTCTTCATCCAAATCGCCAATGCGTAGAGGATGCTCTCCGTCACGCCAAACCCAACACTCTCACTCGCCTTGTCTCTAACTATTTTGATCACAGTGAAAGCACTACTGATCTCTGCCTCCTCCTCCATAGAAGTGTCTTTCGTGCGCGTGATATTTATAGTCCGATTCGTAATCTTCTTGAAGTCCTTCCTGTTGAAATGGACTCACTTACGCAATCACAATGTGATTATGcttatgaaatatttatgcAATTTGATCGTTGTGATAACCCTTTTCCTTGTCCGTTTTCTCATGAATTTGAGGGCATTCATCGCAGTTTTTCTGAACTAAGCCAACAGCTAGATCACAGACTTCGCAAGTCTCGCTCTAAAGTACATCTTGTTCGTAGAGCTACTCTTGCTTCTGCCCTTTGTTTCATTGGTTCTGCTGTGGCTATTACTTTGACTGCTTTGGCAATTACTGGCCATGCCCTTGTTGCTATTGTGGCTTGCCCTTTTTGCGCTGTAACAAGTCTTCCGAGCAATCTTACTAAGAAAGAGCTTGCTCATGTTAAACAACTTGATGCTGCAGCGAGGGGTACTTATGTATTAAATAATGAGCTTGATACTGTAGACCGTCTTGTTGCTCTTCTGTATAATTCCATTGAAAATGACAAGCATCTTATTCGGTTGGGATTGGGTACAGGTAGCGACAAGTATTTTATTTCAGAGGTGTTGAAACACCTTAGGAAAAACCATCCCACTGTCATTGATCAGCTCAAGAATCTTGAAAAACATATATGCCTGTATTTTATTGCTGTCAATAGGGCGAGAAATCTGCTTTTACAAGAGATACATGTTTATCAGACCTCTAATTCCTAA
- the LOC8273085 gene encoding UPF0496 protein At3g19330, with the protein MLPCLSLKSPSAATSTCIPDSPPTIVDLHHHSQAGNSTDGTPVSSTLQSPVVNLGHEYSLYVQSNSFNEIYSGTHHQEITNGEQIESNFDADDEGARQFVLARVLHPNRQCVEDALRHAKPNTVTRLVSNFFDHSESATDLCLLLRRSVFRARAIYSPIHNLLEKLPIELESLTQSHCDNAHEMLVQFNRCDSPFPFPDSHNFQGVRHSFSELRQQLDNRRLRSRSRVHFVRPAAVACALCFVGSAVTIIFSALAITGHALFAVAACPFCAAANFPRNLTKKELAHVEQLNAAARGTYMLDEHLTTIGPLVTRLHDCIESDKHFIRLGLGLGSDKYIISEVLKHLRKNHLKFFDQLKVLEDHICLYFSAVNRARIQLFQEIHVHQTSHS; encoded by the exons ATGCTGCCGTGCCTCTCTCTCAAATCACCATCGGCAGCTACGTCAACGTGCATACCAGACTCACCTCCTACAATCGTCGATCTCCACCACCATTCTCAAG CTGGAAATTCAACAGATGGGACCCCAGTGTCAAGCACTTTACAATCCCCAGTTGTTAATCTCGGCCACGAATATAGTCTCTACGTTCAATCCAATTCGTTCAATGAAATATACTCAGGCACTCATCATCAAGAAATCACAAACGGCGAACAAATCGAGTCCAATTTCGACGCTGATGATGAAGGTGCTCGTCAATTTGTTTTAGCTCGAGTTCTTCATCCAAATCGCCAATGCGTAGAGGACGCTCTTCGTCACGCCAAACCAAATACTGTCACTCGACTTGtctctaatttttttgatCATAGCGAAAGCGCTACTGATCTCTGCCTCCTCCTTCGTAGAAGCGTCTTTCGTGCTCGTGCTATTTATAGCCCTATTCATAATCTTCTTGAAAAACTTCCTATTGAACTAGAGTCGCTTACTCAATCACATTGTGATAATGCTCACGAAATGCTTGTACAATTTAATCGCTGTGATagcccttttccttttccagaTTCCCATAACTTTCAGGGCGTTCGTCACAGTTTTTCTGAATTAAGGCAACAGCTAGATAACAGACGTCTCAGGTCTCGCTCTAGAGTGCATTTTGTTCGGCCAGCTGCTGTTGCTTGTGCCCTTTGTTTCGTTGGTTCTGCTGtgactattattttttctgcTCTGGCAATCACTGGTCATGCCCTTTTCGCTGTTGCTGCTTGCCCTTTTTGTGCTGCTGCAAATTTTCCTAGAAATCTTACTAAGAAAGAGCTTGCTCATGTTGAGCAGCTTAATGCTGCAGCGAGGGGCACTTATATGTTAGATGAACATCTTACTACTATAGGCCCCCTTGTTACTCGTTTACATGATTGTATTGAAAGTGACAAGCATTTTATTCGATTAGGATTGGGGTTGGGTAGCGACAAGTATATCATTTCGGAGGTGTTGAAACACCTTAGAAAAAACCatctcaaattttttgatcAGCTCAAGGTTCTTGAAGATCATATATGCCTTTATTTTAGTGCTGTCAATAGGGCAAGAATTCAGCTTTTTCAAGAGATACATGTTCATCAGACTTCTCATTCCTAA
- the LOC8273084 gene encoding proline-rich receptor-like protein kinase PERK8 isoform X1: MNLRCLETCLHYFSGNTAILGGAAGVVALVGIVIFLIWFCLSHKKSVSRTSETGSSDPSIQAPGRHVGVELSLREARRFEMDELSHATKNFVDKNLIGIGKFGEVYKGLLNDGMLVAIKKRSGASSQEFVDEVRYLSPIQHRNIVTLLGYCQENNLQFLVYEYIPSGSVSSHLYGPSQFSDGKLEFKHRLSIALGAAKGLAHLHSLSPRLVHKDFKTANVLVDENFIAKVADAGLPNFLGRVDVAGPSSQVTADEIFQAPEVREFRRFSDKGDVFSFGVFLLELLSGREATESPSPDSSQNLVEWVQNTQDYSAFSSVVDQRLGTRFTAEGMEEFIQLIIQCLEPSSERRPSMSYVVMELDRILEKEMTLTTVMGEGTPTVTLGSQLFKASK, translated from the exons ATGAATCTGAGGTGTTTGGAGACCTGTCTGCATTATTTTTCTGGGAATACAG CCATATTAGGAGGTGCTGCAGGAGTCGTGGCATTGGTGGGCATAGTTATCTTTCTTATATGGTTCTGCCTATCTCACAAGAAGAGTGTTTCAAGAACTTCTGAGACAGGGTCCTCAGATCCATCTATCCAAG CACCAGGAAGACATGTTGGGGTTGAATTATCATTACGAGAAGCAAGACGTTTTGAGATGGATGAACTATCTCATGCTACAAAAAATTTTGttgataaaaatttgattGGGATAGGAAAATTTGGGGAAGTGTACAAGGGCTTGCTTAATGACGGGATGCTTGTGGCCATCAAAAAGCGATCAGGAGCATCTAGTCAGGAGTTTGTTGATGAG GTGCGTTACCTTTCGCCTATTCAGCATCGAAATATTGTGACTCTCTTAGGCTATTGCCAGGAAAATAATCTACAGTTTCTTGTATATGAGTATATACCTAGTGGGAGCGTATCCAGTCACTTGTACG GACCTAGTCAATTTTCAGATGGGAAGCTAGAATTCAAGCACAGACTTTCAATAGCCCTTGGTGCAGCTAAAG GTTTGGCTCATCTTCACTCTCTGAGTCCCCGTTTGGTGCACAAGGATTTTAAAACAGCCAATGTTCTTGTGGATGAAAATTTTATTGCCAAGGTTGCAGATGCAGGACTTCCTAATTTTCTGGGAAGAGTTGATGTTGCCGGTCCATCTTCACAAGTCACAGCAGATGAGATATTTCAGGCACCAGA GGTGAGAGAATTCAGACGATTTTCTGACAAAGGTGATGTATTCAGTTTTGGTGTATTCCTTCTGGAGTTGCTAAGTGGACGGGAAGCAACAGAATCACCATCTCCAGACTCCAGCCAAAACCTGGTTGAATGG GTTCAAAATACTCAGGACTACAGTGCTTTTTCTAGCGTTGTTGATCAAAGGCTGGGAACGCGCTTCACAGCTGAAGGTATGGAGGAGTTCATACAACTGATAATCCAATGCCTGGAACCGTCGAGCGAAAGGCGGCCTTCCATGAGCTATGTGGTGATGGAACTCGACCGGATACTCGAGAAAGAGATGACCTTAACCACAGTCATGGGTGAAGGAACACCTACTGTGACTCTTGGAAGCCAGCTATTTAAAGcatcaaaataa
- the LOC8273083 gene encoding cystathionine beta-lyase, chloroplastic isoform X2 — protein sequence MNCSLDKEMDVSTSAVVDGVAECSNEIDIREPNISTILMNFENKFDPYDAMSMPLYQTATFKQPSATENGPYDYTRSGNPTRDALESLLAKLDKADRAFCFTSGMAALAAVTHLVETGQEIIAGDDIYGGSDRLLSQVTPKSGVVVKRVNTSNLDEVASAIGPWTKLVWLESPTNPRQQISDIRKIAKIAHTHGALVLVDNSIMSPVLSQPLELGADIVMHSATKFIAGHSDVMAGVLAVKGERLARDLYFLQNAEGSGLAPFDCWICLRGIKTMALRVEKQQDNAQKIAEFLATHPRVKKVNYAGLPGHPGRDLHYSQAKGAGSVLSFLTGSLELSKHIVETTKYFSITVSFGSVKSLISMPCFMSHASIPADVREARGLTEDLIRISVGIEDVNDLIADLDHALRTGPP from the exons ATGAATTGCTCATTGGACAAAGAAATGGATGTGAGCACTTCAGCTGTGGTTGACGGTGTAGCAGAGTGCTCGAATG aaATAGATATTAGGGAGCCAAATATTTCAACAATTCTGATGAACTTTGAGAATAAGTTTGACCCTTATGATGCAATGAGCATGCCACTTTACCAAACAGCTACATTTAAGCAG CCATCAGCTACAGAAAATGGTCCATATGATTACACCAGAAGTGGAAATCCAACCAGGGATGCTTTGGAAAG CCTCTTGGCAAAGCTAGATAAAGCAGATCGAGCATTTTGCTTCACAAGTGGCATGGCTGCTTTGGCTGCTGTTACTCATCTTGTTGAAACTG GTCAGGAAATTATTGCTGGAGATGACATATATGGTGGATCTGATCGGTTGTTGTCTCAAGTAACCCCAAAATCTGGAGTTGTGGTCAA ACGAGTAAATACAAGTAATCTAGATGAGGTTGCATCTGCAATTGGTCCGTGGACAAAGCTTGTATGGCTAGAGAGCCCTACCAACCCTCGTCAACAAATATCTGATATTCGT AAAATTGCAAAAATAGCTCACACACATGGTGCTCTTGTTTTGGTGGATAATAGTATTATGTCCCCTGTACTGTCACAGCCATTGGAACTTGGAGCAG ACATAGTGATGCACTCGGCTACTAAATTTATAGCAGGGCATAGTGATGTTATGGCAGGTGTACTTGCAGTAAAAGGGGAAAG GTTGGCGAGAGATTTGTATTTCCTACAAAATGCAGAAGGCTCTGGGTTAGCACCATTTGACTGTTGGATTTGTTTACGAGGTATTAAGACCATGGCATTACGTGTTGAGAAACAACAG GACAATGCACAGAAGATAGCCGAGTTTCTTGCAACACATCCGCGAGTGAAGAAAGTTAACTATGCTGGCCTTCCTGGCCATCCTGGACGTGATTTGCACTATTCTCAG GCAAAGGGTGCAGGTTCTGTGCTTAGCTTTTTAACTGGATCGCTGGAACTCTCAAAGCACATTGTTGAGACCACCAAATACTTCAGTATAACTGTCAGTTTTG GGAGTGTGAAGTCACTTATAAGCATGCCCTGCTTTATGTCTCATGCAAGTATACCGGCAGACGTGCGGGAAGCCAGAGGTCTCACCGAGGATCTAATTCGCATCTCTGTAGGGATAGAGGATGTAAATGATCTGATTGCCGATTTAGACCATGCACTAAGAACAGGGCCGCCATAG